In Planctomycetota bacterium, the genomic window ACGGCGGGTGGCGGCGTCGGCGCCTACATCGGCAGCGGACCTTTCGCAGGTCCGGACGCGAACAACCTGCTTGATGACACGGTCTACGGATGCCAGCTCTCGATCAACAACTCCAACGTGTTGGGCGTCAATGGCGACTCCGACGCTGTCTACGGGGGCTGCGGCGTGAACACCGGCATTGAGATGAAGATTCCGCTGGTCCTGCTGGGCTGGGATGGCTCCTCGGACATCCGGATCTGCGCGTTCATCAACGGCGGCGGACACGACTACGCCAGCAATCAATTCCTGGGAACGCTTCCGGTTGGTGCCGGAAACCTCGGCGGCGACGGCGTGGGCGGATACGTCGGCGGCTTCCCCGCAGCGCTGCGGGTCGATTTGGCCAACATGCCCTACCCCCAGAACTTCAGCGCCTTGAGTTCGGACTTCTGCGAGGCGTGCTTCGGCGACATGGATGGATCCGGTGAAGTGGACGGCGGCGACATCGGCCTGGTGCTGCTGGACTTCGGTCCCTGTCCGGGCTGCTCGACCGATCTTGACGGATCCGGCGAAGTGGACGGCGGCGACATCGGCCTAGTGCTGCTCAGCTTCGGCGCCTGCCCCTGAGTCGGCGGCGTTCCAAGTTTGTGTTTGAATTCAAATCCCCCGGCTTCGCGCCGGGGGATTTTATTTTCAAGGTGCAGGCGAACGATTCGCCGGGAGTGCGATCAGCCGATCCGCTTGCCGGATTCGCCGGGCTCGAAGAGATGGGCGCGGGCGAGATCGATCCCAGCTGTGATCGTGTCGCCTTCCTTGATCGAGCCGTCGGGTCCGCAGCGGGAGACCAGCCGCTGGCCCGAGGCTTGAAGCACCACATCCATGCGGTCGCCATAGTGCTCGACCGCTTCCACGGTTGCGGAAAATCCGCCCGCTGCTTTTAACGCCACATGCTCGGGGCGGATTCCAAGAACAACGCTCCGCGAGCCGTTGGAGACCAGCGGTTTCCAAGCATCGACGGTTCCCTGAAAGAGAAGCGACCCGGCACGGATGGCGAGGCCCGCCCCGTTGGAGGCGAGGATGCCTTCGAGCATGTTCATGGTCGGCGTGCCCACGAAGGAGGCGACAAATCGATTGGCCGGCCGCGAATAAATCTCCTGCGGCGCGGCGATCTGCTGCGTCAGACCATCCTTGAGCACCACCACGCGATCGCCCAGGCTCATGGCCTCCTCCTGGTCGTGGGTGACATAGACCATGGTCGCGCCGAGGCGGCGATGCAACATGCGCAACTCAGCGCGCATCTCCACGCGAAGCTTGGCGTCCAAATTCGAGAGCGGCTCATCCAGAAGAAAGACCTTCGGCTCGCGCACCAGCGCCCGCCCCAGCGCGACGCGCTGTCGCTGCCCGCCGGAGAGCGCCGCGGGTCGTCGGCCCAGCAGCTGGGTGATGCCCAGCGTGGCCGCGGCCGCATTCACCTTGCGGGCGATCTCCTCGCGCTCGGCGTTGCGCCCGGCGCGGTAGGAGCCCGAGAGCCAGGAGCCGATCCGGCTGGGAAACTTTCGCCGCCGCAGCAATCCAAAGGCCATGTTGGCGTCGACGTTCATGTGCGGATAGAGCGCATAGTTCTGGAAGACCATGGCGATGTCGCGGCTCTGCGGAGGCAGCTCGTTCACCACCTTCCCGTCGATCTTCATCACCCCCTCGGTCACGGTCTCGAGCCCGGCGATCATGCGCAGCAGCGTGCTCTTGCCGCAGCCGGAGGGCCCGACCAGGACGGTGAACTCACCGTGGGCGATGCTCAGGTCGACCCCCTCGACGGCGCGGACGCCCCCGGGATAGATCTTGCCGACGCGCTCGAGTGTGATGGTTGCCATGCGAATCGCTCCGTTGGTGGTCGGCGGGTCAGCCCTTGACGGCGCCCTTGCCCAGTCCTTCGATGAATTGACGCTGCGCCACGAGGAACAGCAGGATGCAGGGGATCATGGTGACCAGGCTGGCCGCCATGAGCAGGTTGACCTTGTTCACGCCGCCGTACTGATTGCGGAAACTGTTGAGCGCCACCGCCAGCGTGGCCTGCTCGTCCGAGTGCAGGTAGATCAGCGGCGCCAGAAAATCGTTCCAGGTGAAGATAAAGGTGAAGACCGCGCAGATCGCGGTCACCGGGCGGCAGAGCGGCAGCATCACATGCCACCAGATGCCCAGCCATCCCCATCCGTCCACCTTGGCGGCTTCGACCAATGCCTCAGGCACCTGCGCGATGAACTGCCGGTACATGAAGATGAAGAAGGCGCTGCCGAAAAAAGCTGGGACCACCAGCGGCAGGATCGTGTCGACCCATCCCAGATTCCGGAAGAGCAGGAAGAGCGGGACCATCGTGACCTGCCCGGGCAGCATCATGGTGGCCAGCATCAGCAGGAAGAGCGCGTGATTGCCGCGAAAGCGGATGCGGGCAAGGGCGAAGCCCACCAGACTGGAAGAAAGCACCGTGCCCGCGACCACCAGCGTGGTCACCACAATGCTGTTGGCCAGGGCGTCGAAGAATCCCTTCCACTTCACGGTGCCCATCTGCGAGAGCGCCTCGCCGAAGTTGCCCCACTGCGGATCGTCGGGGATCAGCTTGAGCAGGTCGCCGCTCACCGTCGCGGATTGGGCGCGGTCGGGCGTCTGCAGGCTCACCAGCGCCATCCACAGCAGCGGGAAGACGATGATCGCGGTGCCGCAGACCAGCGCGACGAAGGAGATCGACCGCGTCAGTCCGCCGCCGACGGCGCCGTCGCGTGCGGTGCGGCGGATGGAGTCGGCGCCGCTCATCGGCGCAGACCCTCGTAGTGCACCAGGCTCCGGCTTCCGCGCAGCGTGATCATGGTGAAGAAGAGCGTGATCAGCAGCAGGATCCACGCCATGGCGCTGGCGTAGCCCATCTCGTAGAACTCGAAGGCCTGGTTGTAGAGGTAGAGCACGTAAAAGCGGGTGAGGTCGCCCGGCTCGCCACCGGTCATGATGAAGGCCTGGGTGAAGACCTGGAAGCAGGCGATGATCGACATGACCACGTTGAAGAGGATCACCGGACTCAGCATGGGCAGCGTGACGCGGAAGAAGCGGCCGACCGCGCCCACGCCGTCGATGCGCGCCGCTTCATGCAGTTCTTCGGGAACGCCCTGCAATCCCGCCAGATAGATCATCATGCCGCCGCCCACCATCCAGAAGCCCATGATGGCAAAGGCAGGGGCGCCCCACACCGCGGCGTCGCGGCCGAACCAGTCGGGCGGCGTCGCGCCGAACACATGCAGCAGCGGCCGAAGGGCCGCGTTCATCAAGCCGCCGTCGGTGTCGAAGACCCAGCGCCACAGCACCGCCACGCCCACGCCCGCCAGCACGCTGGGCAG contains:
- a CDS encoding carbohydrate ABC transporter permease, with the translated sequence MSGADSIRRTARDGAVGGGLTRSISFVALVCGTAIIVFPLLWMALVSLQTPDRAQSATVSGDLLKLIPDDPQWGNFGEALSQMGTVKWKGFFDALANSIVVTTLVVAGTVLSSSLVGFALARIRFRGNHALFLLMLATMMLPGQVTMVPLFLLFRNLGWVDTILPLVVPAFFGSAFFIFMYRQFIAQVPEALVEAAKVDGWGWLGIWWHVMLPLCRPVTAICAVFTFIFTWNDFLAPLIYLHSDEQATLAVALNSFRNQYGGVNKVNLLMAASLVTMIPCILLFLVAQRQFIEGLGKGAVKG
- a CDS encoding ATP-binding cassette domain-containing protein, with the translated sequence MATITLERVGKIYPGGVRAVEGVDLSIAHGEFTVLVGPSGCGKSTLLRMIAGLETVTEGVMKIDGKVVNELPPQSRDIAMVFQNYALYPHMNVDANMAFGLLRRRKFPSRIGSWLSGSYRAGRNAEREEIARKVNAAAATLGITQLLGRRPAALSGGQRQRVALGRALVREPKVFLLDEPLSNLDAKLRVEMRAELRMLHRRLGATMVYVTHDQEEAMSLGDRVVVLKDGLTQQIAAPQEIYSRPANRFVASFVGTPTMNMLEGILASNGAGLAIRAGSLLFQGTVDAWKPLVSNGSRSVVLGIRPEHVALKAAGGFSATVEAVEHYGDRMDVVLQASGQRLVSRCGPDGSIKEGDTITAGIDLARAHLFEPGESGKRIG